From Oncorhynchus keta strain PuntledgeMale-10-30-2019 chromosome 8, Oket_V2, whole genome shotgun sequence:
CTGTTTCAGCGTCTCAGCCAGCTGCTTGCCCTCCGCATGGTGCATGGAGGAGGAAGGACCCTGACCAGGACCTTTCCCCCGGACCAGCCCCTCTCTCCTGGGCTTGTTACCCTCCGCCAGCAGGGCCTGCTCCTGGAGCAATGCCCTGGCCCGGTCCAGGAAGTGTCCTGGGTCCAGGTCTGACATCTCGTTGTCGGAGCGGTCTGCCCGGTCATCTCCCCCAGCATCGGACCTCCCGGCGCTGTCCTCAGACATGTTGCCCAGGTCGTGAGCCAGGTCGTGCTCAGAATCGTCGGTGGAATCATAGATCTGGAAGAACTTCTCCTGCAGCTGGCGCAGCTGCTTCTGCATGTCCTCCAGCTGCAGCTTCAGCTGCCTGCGCTCCTCCTGCTTTTGCTCTTTACGCTGGCACACCAGCTGGGTGaagctctgctgctgctgctggggcaGGCGCTGCTTCCTCTTGTTCTCCCGGCTGCACACCTCTCCCCTGGGGCTAGGCGGCTGTGGGGGGcagtccatctccatctccctgttcccgtccatctctcgctccctctcccgtTCACGTTGTTCCCGTTCACGGTCCCGCTCTCCGTGATGGCGTGCGGGCACCACCACGCTGGGCGAGTGGCTCATGCCTCGAATGATGTTCTCCACGCGGGCGCGCTTGGCCCGCAGGTGCTCATCGTTGAGGCGCTCTAGGTCGAAGGCACCCAGAGCCGAGGGGCGGCCGAAGGGGGAGAGGCACTCTTGGGGGCTGTCCTGAGACGAGTTACTGCAGGCGTCCTCCTGGGGGGCTTCGGAACCCCCACTTGAGAGGCCCGACCCGGGGAACcccccgtctcttctctctcctctctcccccctctcccctctctctcctctctctcctctctctcctcctccattcttggCCATGTTGCTCTTGAGGAGCTGGGAGATGATGGTGGCACCAGGGAAGGGCATCATGGCATCTTCGTACGAGTTGGCTCTCTTCAGGAGCTTCCGGAGCACGTTGGACTTGGAGTCGCTGTCGGTTGCTGTGACGACCCCAGTGGGGCCGTGTGGCTGCACCATGGAGCAGTCTGTGGAGTCTGCGTCGGAGCTGTGGTGGTGGGAGTTGAGAGAGTTCATGGCACTGAAGATGGCTGCTTTGGCGCAGGCAATGTCGGCGCTGGTTGTAGCTGCTGCTGTGTTGGCGGCGGTGCTGCCCACTGTCCTCTTCACACCGATGTCCACACGTCTTCTCTTGGTCTGTCTGCTCAGGAGGGAGTCGCTGTCATGGTCCGGCATCACGGGCTGCTGCTATTGGGCCATATCCCACAAAGCCACTCCTCTAGGACCGCTGCTGAATGACACCTGGCAGCAagaaaacagaaaggaaacatGTATGGATTCATTGAAGGGGATGGATCATTTACTTTAAAATGTCACCATATTGACATTAAATCGATTTtctaatataaataaataaatacagtccTAATATTCCTACTACCAAATATAGAAATAATTGAATAGCAGTGCTCCAGAGAGTGACATCACTCCACGGTATAAAAATGTACCAGCGATACGGTTTTATCTCAAGACTAGATGCAATACCTGAGGACAGGCGGCATCGACTGtcgactacatgattccatttagACAACATAACTAATGACTgtagggagaagagagagcagaaggcaGGAGTGATGGGGTCAGAACTAGGCCTTGTCTTTGCATTCCAGGGCAAAGTCctaacaaatggcaccctattccctgtatagtgcactacttttcatcagggcccatagggctctagtcaaaagtagtgcactatatagggcataaaGTGTCATTTCAGACGCAGCCTACATtttcccctgtctgtcccctgtttCACGCTGCCTCCCTGTGTAACACTGAACCAGTTCCCACGCAACAAAAAGCTGCATAACATTATGATAATTATTTAAGTACTTGTCCTCATTTCCATGTTTGTGCGCTTCAAGCCGGTGTAGAAAAGCATTAAGTCAGAGACTAAAGAGAAAGGCTGAGGTTGGATTGAGAATGCCATAAAGACACAGTAAACTGTTGCAGTCTTAATTATAATCTCCTCTCCTAAAGTCATCACTATGTCATTTACATTTTAGGCTACATTTTATTACTTTAGATTAGAAGACGCTCATATCGAAAGCAATTCATTAAGTGCATGTAGTACATGAACTATATTCACCCAAACGACATATCACCCCTTTTGCAAGTATTATAGTACGTTTATCACAATGTGCCATAAACATAAAGCCTATTTCCAGACCGCTTCTTAAATTGCACCCTGATCGAATCCACAC
This genomic window contains:
- the LOC118376198 gene encoding prospero homeobox protein 1-like gives rise to the protein MPDHDSDSLLSRQTKRRRVDIGVKRTVGSTAANTAAATTSADIACAKAAIFSAMNSLNSHHHSSDADSTDCSMVQPHGPTGVVTATDSDSKSNVLRKLLKRANSYEDAMMPFPGATIISQLLKSNMAKNGGGERGERGERGERGERGERRDGGFPGSGLSSGGSEAPQEDACSNSSQDSPQECLSPFGRPSALGAFDLERLNDEHLRAKRARVENIIRGMSHSPSVVVPARHHGERDREREQREREREREMDGNREMEMDCPPQPPSPRGEVCSRENKRKQRLPQQQQQSFTQLVCQRKEQKQEERRQLKLQLEDMQKQLRQLQEKFFQIYDSTDDSEHDLAHDLGNMSEDSAGRSDAGGDDRADRSDNEMSDLDPGHFLDRARALLQEQALLAEGNKPRREGLVRGKGPGQGPSSSMHHAEGKQLAETLKQELNSAMNQVVDTVVKVFAKPPRPAPPQVFSPLPMPPERFGVNGEGPNFHTANQRLQCFGDVIIPNPLDSFGGMPMPGANDQTEALPLVVRKTQTEHHHQSSAVGAHGGHHHPSLHPSSLSASMGFSPPSFRHPFPLPLMGYPFPSPLGPPSGGYPGKDHSSPDSMDLSRETTSLRTKMSSVHHMGHHHRSLSPSHPGSTAEGLSLSLIKSECGDMSDMNDISPYSGSTIQEGLSPNHLKKAKLMFFYARYPSSNMLKMFFSDVKFNRCITSQLIKWFSNFREFYYIQMEKFARQAINDGVTGVEEMSVSRDCELYRALNMHYNKANDFEVPERFLEVAQITLREFFNAIVAGKDVDPSWKKAIYKVICKLDSDVPEVFKSPNCLQELLHE